The nucleotide window ATTCCGGTGGCAATGGCGACAATTGCAGGCGCCCGGACAGCCGTGGTGGCGTCAGGCGCTGGGCTTCCTGCGACAACTTGATCAGCGGCTTGAGGCCGATCCGCGCCACCCAGTAACCGAGTAGCGAGGCCAGCAACACCCCAATGATCGCCAGGCTGATCAGGGCGATCAGCAAATGGTGCTGCGTCTCGTAAAAGGTTTCGGTGTCGATGCCGATCATGAAGCGCAGCGGCGGACGCTGGTCCTTGGCCGGCAACTCGGTGACCAGCACTTTCAGCGGGTATGGATGGTCGGGCAACACCATGTCGCGCATGCCCAACGGGCCTTGGGCGAAAGCGCGGATCGGCGCGTCGGGTTGGCCGTATTCATAACCGGGATTGCCACTGACCACCCAAAAGCGAATGCGCTTGTCTTCTTCGCTCAGCAGCTTGAGCTTGGCGTTGATCTTCACCCAATGCTCGGGCGTGCCGTAACGGTTGAGGGCCGATTCGAGCACGCTATAACGGGCATCGAGCTCGGCTTCGGGCAACAGGCCCAAGCCCTTGTCGACCTGTTGATACAGCGCACCGCCGATCAACAGGAATACCAACAGCGCCACCAGCGTGAACATGCCGCTCAGGCGCAGCGCGATCGAGTTACTGGACACCACGGCTCTCCAGCACATAACCCATGCCACGAATGGTGTGCAGCAGTTTCTCGTCGAACGGCCCGTCGAGCTTGGCCCGCAGGCGTTTGATCGCGACTTCGACCACGTTGGCGTCGCTGTCGAAATTGATGTCCCAGACCATCTCGGCGATGGCGGTTTTCGAGAGGATTTCCCCTTGCCGCCGCGCCAGCACGCTGAGCAGCGAAAACTCCTTGGCGGTCAGGTCCAGGCGCGTGCCGGCGCGGGTGGCCTTGCGGCTGATCAAATCTATCCACAGGTCGGCGATGCTCACTTGCACCGGTTCATGGCCACCGCTGCGACGGGTCAGCGCTTGCAGGCGCGCCACCAGTTCGAGAAAGGAAAACGGTTTGCCGAGGTAATCGTCGGCGCCATCGCGCAGGCCTTTGATGCGGTCTTCAACCCGCTCGCGGGCGGTGAGCATGATCACCGGGGTTTGCTTGCGTGCCCGTAAGGCCCGCAACACGCCGAAACCGTCGAGGCCCGGCAGCATGACGTCGAGGACAATCACGGCGTAGTCGCTTTCCAGCGCCAGGTGCAGGCCTTCGACGCCATCGTGGGCCACGTCCACGGTGTAGCCCTGTTCCGTCAGGCCACGGTGCAGATAGTCCGCGGTTTTTTCTTCGTCTTCGATAATCAGAACGCGCATGACCCCGCCTCAGTCTGTTGTCGCCTGCACCGACATCGGTGCTGGGGCTGGTTTAGGCCGATGGAATAGCCGCTCAAGCCACAAGTAAATGACCGGCGTAGTGAACAGCGTCAGAGCCTGGCTCACCAGCAAGCCGCCGACCACCGCGATGCCCAATGGCTGGCGCAGTTCGGCGCCGGTGCCATAGCCGAGCATCAGCGGCAGGGCGCCGAGCAGGGCCGCGAGGGTGGTCATGATGATTGGCCGGAACCGCGTCATGCACGCCTCATAAATCGCCTCTTGGGGAGGCAGGCCACGGTTGCGCTGGGCGTCCAGCGCAAAGTCGATCATCAGAATGCCGTTCTTCTTGACGATGCCGATCAGCAGCACCAGCCCGATCAACGCCATGATCGAAAAGTCCTGGCCGCAGATCCACAGCATGATCACCGCCCCGAGCCCCGCCGAAGGCAGGGTCGAGATGATGGTCAGCGGATGCACGAAGCTCTCGTACAGCACGCCAAGAATGATGTACACCGCCACCAGCGCCGCCAGAATCAGCCACGGCTGGCTGGTCAGGGAACTCTGGAACGCCTGGGCCGCGCCCTGGAAGTTGCCGCTCATGGCCGTCGGCATGCCGATGTCGGTCTTGGCCTGATTGAGCATGATCACCGCATCGCCCAACGCGACGCCGGGCGCCAGGTTGAACGACAGGTTGGCCGCCGGGAACATCCCGTCATGGGCGATGGACAGCGGGCCGATGGTTGGCGCATCGAATTTCGCCAGGGCCGACAGCGGCACCATTTCCCCGCTCAGCGGCGAGCGCAGGTAGAAATAGTTGAGGCTTTCGGCCTTGCCGCGTTGCTTTGTGTCGAGTTCCAGAATCACGTTGTACTGATTGGTCTGGGTCTGGAATTCGTTGATCTGCCGCTGGCCGAAGGCGTCATACAGCGCTTCGTCGACATCGCTGGCGGTCAGGCCGAAACGCGCCGCGGCGCTGCGGTCGATGCTGATGTGGGTGATGCTGCCGCCCAGTTGCAGGTCGTTGGAAATGTCGCGGAATGCCGGGTTGCTGCGCAGTTTTTCCGTCAGGCGCTGGGTCCAGGTGCTCAGGATGGCGCCGTCGTTGCTCTTGAGCACGTATTGGTATTGGGCGCGGCTCGGGCCGGAGCTGAGGTTGATGTCTTGCCCGGCGCGCAGATACAGCACGATGCCGGGGACTTTCATCAATTGCGGGCGAATCCGGTCGATGAACTGGCTGGCGGATACGTCACGGTCGCCGCGTTTTTTCAGCGAAATCCAGAAGCGTCCGTTGGCGATGGTCTGGTTACTGCCCGAAACGCCGACCGAGTGGGAGAACGTCTCGACGGCGGGATCGGCGGCGACGATCTCGGCCATCGCCAAGTGTTTTTTCACCATGTCGCCGTAGGAAATATCAGCCGCCGCTTCGGTGGTGCCGAGGACGAAACCGGTGTCCTGCACCGGGAAGAAACCCTTCGGAATGAAAATATATCCCGCGACCGCCAGGCTGAGGGACAAGCCAAACACACCGAGCATCAATTTCTGATGGGCGAGGGCGTGGCGCAGGCCTTTCTCGTACCACGCCAGCAAACGCTCGCCGAAACCAGGTTTGCCATGGGCGTGATGCGCCGGTGCTCGCATAAATAGCGCGGCCAGGGTCGGCGCCAGCGTCAGGGACACCACCACCGAAATCATGATGGTCGAGGTGGCAGTCAGGGCGAATTCCTTGAACAGTCGCCCGACCACGCCGCCCATGAACAGCAACGGAATGAACGCCGCCACCAGCGAGAAGCTTATAGAAACCACGGTAAAGCCGATCTCGCCGGCGCCCTTGATCGCCGCCTCGCGCATGCCTTCGCCGGCCTCCAGATGACGGTGAATGTTCTCCACCACCACAATCGCATCGTCCACCACAAACCCGACGGACACCACAATCGCCACCAGCGTCAGGTTATTCAGGCTGAAGCCCATGATGTACATCAGGGCAAAACTGGCGGTCAGCGACACACCGAGCACCGCTGACACGATCAGCGTCGCTGACAACTGGCGCAGGAACAGCGCCATCACCGCCACCACCAGCAGGATCGCGATCAGCAGGGTGACTTCCACTTCATGCAACGAGGCGCGGATGGTCTGGGTGCGGTCGATCAACACTTTGACCTGCATCGAGGCCGGCAGCATGGCCTCCAGCGTTGGCAAAGCCGCTTGAATACGGTCGACGGTCTCGACGATGTTGGCGCCCGGTTGGCGGAAAATCACCAGATTCACCCCCGGCTTACCATCGGCCCAGGCCTGAACGTAGGCGTCTTCTGAACCGTTGATGACTTTGGCCACATCCTTGAGATGAACCGGTGCACCGTTCTTGTAGGAAACGATGAGTTGGCTGTATTCCTCGGGATGGAACAACTGATCGTTGGTGGACAAGGTCGAAATGCTCGACTCGCCGTACAACGCCCCCTTGGCCAGGTTGAGGCTGGATTGCTGGATCGCCAGACGAATGTCCGCCAGGGTCAGGCCGATGGCGGCGAGTTTGTCCG belongs to Pseudomonas sp. B21-015 and includes:
- a CDS encoding multidrug efflux RND transporter permease subunit; protein product: MKGHGSISAWCIDHPVATVLLTFALVLLGVIAFPRLSIAPLPEAEFPTIQVAAQLPGANPETMASSVATPLEVQFSAIPGVTQMTSSSALGSTILTLQFTLDKSIDTAAQEVQAAINTAAGKLPKDMPNLPTWRKVNPADSPVLILSINSPQMPGTEVSDLVETLLARQISQIDGVGQINVSGQQRPAIRVQASADKLAAIGLTLADIRLAIQQSSLNLAKGALYGESSISTLSTNDQLFHPEEYSQLIVSYKNGAPVHLKDVAKVINGSEDAYVQAWADGKPGVNLVIFRQPGANIVETVDRIQAALPTLEAMLPASMQVKVLIDRTQTIRASLHEVEVTLLIAILLVVAVMALFLRQLSATLIVSAVLGVSLTASFALMYIMGFSLNNLTLVAIVVSVGFVVDDAIVVVENIHRHLEAGEGMREAAIKGAGEIGFTVVSISFSLVAAFIPLLFMGGVVGRLFKEFALTATSTIMISVVVSLTLAPTLAALFMRAPAHHAHGKPGFGERLLAWYEKGLRHALAHQKLMLGVFGLSLSLAVAGYIFIPKGFFPVQDTGFVLGTTEAAADISYGDMVKKHLAMAEIVAADPAVETFSHSVGVSGSNQTIANGRFWISLKKRGDRDVSASQFIDRIRPQLMKVPGIVLYLRAGQDINLSSGPSRAQYQYVLKSNDGAILSTWTQRLTEKLRSNPAFRDISNDLQLGGSITHISIDRSAAARFGLTASDVDEALYDAFGQRQINEFQTQTNQYNVILELDTKQRGKAESLNYFYLRSPLSGEMVPLSALAKFDAPTIGPLSIAHDGMFPAANLSFNLAPGVALGDAVIMLNQAKTDIGMPTAMSGNFQGAAQAFQSSLTSQPWLILAALVAVYIILGVLYESFVHPLTIISTLPSAGLGAVIMLWICGQDFSIMALIGLVLLIGIVKKNGILMIDFALDAQRNRGLPPQEAIYEACMTRFRPIIMTTLAALLGALPLMLGYGTGAELRQPLGIAVVGGLLVSQALTLFTTPVIYLWLERLFHRPKPAPAPMSVQATTD
- a CDS encoding heavy metal response regulator transcription factor — translated: MRVLIIEDEEKTADYLHRGLTEQGYTVDVAHDGVEGLHLALESDYAVIVLDVMLPGLDGFGVLRALRARKQTPVIMLTARERVEDRIKGLRDGADDYLGKPFSFLELVARLQALTRRSGGHEPVQVSIADLWIDLISRKATRAGTRLDLTAKEFSLLSVLARRQGEILSKTAIAEMVWDINFDSDANVVEVAIKRLRAKLDGPFDEKLLHTIRGMGYVLESRGVQ